Proteins from a genomic interval of Scomber japonicus isolate fScoJap1 chromosome 10, fScoJap1.pri, whole genome shotgun sequence:
- the abhd16a gene encoding phosphatidylserine lipase ABHD16A, translating to MAGWMWLRCVLGPHLHRIHHPPDQSRLEGRAGRRGWSYQPRTLEKHTDSILGWASALWSLSYYSSPLLLCYLYRKGYICSTKLVPVSQYLGTVLVCLLGVACLRGYGRWKNSDYLQFISILEETKKNHSPANKKKLRCYDFDFSSWPPDFSWTEVSNPKQSKAGVSLLKPEPRLRGTADSVLHSVRTLPCHVVSFLIAHSFGRRMLYPGSVGLLQKAMRPMLQQGQARLIEEFDGQRNKLVACDGNEIDTMFVDRRRDGGQNGQTLVICCEGNAGFYEVGCMNTPLEGGYSVLGWNHPGFGGSTGVPFPQNEANAMDVVIQYAIHKLGFQLNDIVVYAWSIGGFTASWAVMSYPEIQSLVLDASFDDLLPLALKVMPDSWRPLVQHTVRQYMNLNNADQLLKYQGPVLLIRRTRDEIITTTGPEDIMSNRGNDLLLKLLQFRYPKIMTDEGIRVVRQWLGASNPMEEASVYSGYEVDDDWCVSVLQSYQADRDVLFPWSVGEDMTLEGRRQLALFLARKYMRNFETTHCTPLPASEFHSPWRL from the exons ATGGCCGGCTGGATGTGGCTGCGTTGTGTTTTAGGGCCTCATCTACACAGAATTCACCATCCTCCGGACCAGTCTCGACTTGAAGGCAGGGCAGGGAGGAGG GGATGGAGCTACCAACCTAGAACTCtggaaaaacacactgacagcatCCTCGGTTGG GCTTCAGCACTGTGGTCCCTGTCCTACTACAGCTctcccctgctgctctgctaTCTGTACAGAAAAG gCTACATCTGCAGCACTAAGTTGGTTCCTGTGAGTCAGTATTTGGGAACCGTGCTGGTGTGTCTCCTAGGAGTGGCCTGTCTTAGAG GGTATGGAAGATGGAAGAACTCTGATTATCTTCAGTTCATCTCTATTCTCGAAGAGACAAAGAAGAATCACTCACCAGCAAACAAG AAAAAACTGAGGTGCTACGACTTTGACTTCTCATCCTGGCCTCCAGATTTCAGCTGGACAGAAGTCAGCAACCC GAAACAATCCAAGGCTGGTGTTTCTCTGCTGAAGCCAGAGCCCAGACTAAGAGGAACAGCTGACAGCGTCCTCCACTCTGTGCGCACTCTGCCATGCCACGTCGTCAG tTTTCTTATTGCTCACTCCTTTGGGAGGAGGATGCTTTACCCCGGCTCTGTGGGTTTACTTCAGAAAGCCATGAGGCCCATGCTCCAGCAAGGCCAGGCTAGGCTAATAgaagag TTTGATGGCCAGAGGAACAAGTTAGTGGCCTGTGATGGTAATGAAATCGACACCATGTTTGTGGATCGCAGGAGAGACGGAGGACAGAATGGCCAGACTCTG GTCATCTGCTGTGAGGGGAACGCAGGCTTTTATGAGGTGGGATGCATGAACACACCACTGGAAG GTGGATACTCTGTGCTAGGCTGGAACCACCCAGGCTTCGGAGGCAGTACG GGTGTGCCATTTCCCCAGAACGAGGCCAATGCCATGGATGTAGTGATCCAGTATGCAATACACAAACTAGGCTTCCAGCTCAACGACATTGTTGTATATGCCTGGTCCATAGGAGGATTCACAG caagttGGGCAGTGATGTCATACCCAGAGATCCAGTCATTGGTGCTTGATGCCTCCTTCGATGACCTTCTGCCTCTGGCCCTCAAGGTCATGCCCGACAGCTGGA GACCGTTAGTGCAGCACACAGTCAGGCAGTACATGAACCTCAACAATGCAGATCAGCTTCTCAA aTACCAAGGACCAGTCCTGCTGATCAGGAGAACCAGAGATGAGATCATTACTACAAC GGGTCCAGAGGACATCATGTCCAACAGAGGCAATGACCTCCTGCTCAAACTGCTACAGTTCAG GTATCCCAAAATAATGACAGACGAAGGGATCAGAGTCGTCAGACAATGGCTGGGAGCCTCCAATCCTATGGAGGAAG CATCTGTGTACAGTGGCTACGAGGTAGATGACGactggtgtgtgtctgtgctgcagtcataTCAGGCAGACAGAGATGTTTTGTTTCCATGGAGCGTTG GTGAGGATATGACTCTTGAGGGGAGACGGCAGCTGGCTCTTTTCTTG gCACGGAAGTACATGCGAAACTTTGAAACAACACACTGCACTCCTCTCCCCGCCTCCGAGTTTCACTCACCCTGGAGACTgtaa
- the vars1 gene encoding valine--tRNA ligase yields MATLYVSPHPDDFRSLLALVAAEFCSSSRPRTITEDPPASLNARSRPTLVLAAADDDSVLSGASAVAWYLASQGKRAGVDAKQQSQVWQWISFADNELTPVSCAVVFPLMGMIGVDKKLQQSSRTELLRVLKALDRTLEPRTFLVGESITLADMAVAAAVLLPFKYVLEPSDRKVLANVTRWFTTCINQPQFLKVLGKITLCEKMVPVTPKTNAAENAKAANASPAADSAGATANGPPKTEAQLKKEAKKREKLEKFQQKKEMEAKKKTQPPAEKKAKPEKKELGVIAYNAPTPAGEKKDTISPLPDSYSPQYVEAAWYPWWEKQGYFKPEFGRKSISEPNPRGVFMMCIPPPNVTGSLHLGHALTNAIQDSLTRWHRMRGETTLWNPGCDHAGIATQVVVEKKLMREKGMSRHDLGRENFIQEVWKWKNEKGDRIYHQLKKLGSSLDWERACFTMDPKLSYAVQEAFIRMHEEGVIYRSKRLVNWSCTLNSAISDIEVDKKELTGRTLLPVPGYKEKVEFGVLVSFAYKVDGSDEEVIVATTRIETMLGDTAVAVHPADSRYQHLKGKMVLHPFCDRKMPIVFDDFVDMNFGTGAVKITPAHDHNDYEVGERHNLAFINILDENGLLINVPPPFLGMKRFEARKAVLQALKDRGQFKEIKDNPMVVPVCSRSKDIVEPLLKPQWYVNCTDMGKQAADAVREGQLKIIPDHHLKTWFNWMDNIRDWCISRQLWWGHRIPAYFVTINDPSVKAGEDMDGHYWVSGRSEEEAREKAAKRFNVSADKITLRQDEDVLDTWFSSGIFPFSIFGWPNETQDLNVFYPGTLLETGHDILFFWVARMVMMGLKLTGKLPFKEVYLHAVVRDAHGRKMSKSLGNVIDPLDVITGISLEGLHAQLTDSNLDPLEVEKAKQGQKSDYPNGIPECGTDALRFALCAYTGQGRDINLDVNRILGYRHFCNKLWNAVKFAMKTLGDNFVPSEKAQLCGEESASDRWILSRLSAAVCLCDTGFKAYDFPSITTAIYNFWLYELCDVYLESVKPVFSKAEADSTSQRQALVCRQTLYTCLEVGLRLLSPMMPFVTEELYQRLPRRRPQTDSPSICVTSYPDTEEFCWHSEEVDRDMEFVMTVVKTIRSLRADYNLTKTRADCYLQCIDSATVSLVQKYSLQIQTLSYSQAIIPLIANQPVPEGCAVAIASDRCTINLMLKGLIDVEKEMGKLMTKKGDLEKQMEKLREKMAKNDYKEKVPVKVQEQDAEKLRQSQTELEKVKEATDNFRKMM; encoded by the exons ATGGCCACTCTCTACGTGTCTCCTCACCCTGATGACTTCAGGAGCCTTCTGGCCCTTGTTGCTGCAGAGTTTTGTTCGTCCTCGCGCCCACGGACCATCACAGAGGACCCTCCTGCGTCTCTGAATGCCCGCTCCAGACCGACCCTTGTGCTGGCTGCTGCGGACGATGACTCCGTCCTGAGTGGGGCCAGTGCTGTGGCCTGGTACTTGGCTTCTCAGGGAAAGAGGGCTGGTGTGGATGCAAAGCAGCAGAGCCAGGTGTGGCAGTGGATCAGCTTTGCAGACAACGAGCTCACCCCGGTGTCCTGCGCTGTGGTCTTCCCACTGATGGGGATGATAGGAGTGGATAAGAAG CTCCAGCAGAGTTCCCGTACAGAGTTGTTGCGTGTACTAAAGGCTCTCGATCGAACACTTGAACCAAGAACCTTCCTAGTGGGAGAGAGCATCACCCTGGCTGATATGGCTGTAGCTGCAGCTGTCCTTCTACCTTTCAAATAT GTGTTGGAGCCGTCGGACAGGAAGGTCTTGGCGAATGTTACAAGGTGGTTCACAACCTGCATTAATCAGCCACAGTTCCTGAAGGTGCTGGGGAAGATCACTCTGTGTGAGAAGATGGTGCCGGTTACACCGAAGACCAATGCTGCTGAAAATGCCAAAGCTGCCAATGCCAGTCCTGCTGCTGACTCTGCTGGAGCCACAGCTAATG GCCCACCAAAGACAGAAGCCCAGCTGAAGAAGGAGGCtaagaagagagaaaagctgGAAAAGTTCCAACAGAAGAAGGAAATGGAGGCGAAGAAAAAGACTCAGCCACCGGCAGAG AAAAAGGCTAAACCCGAGAAGAAGGAGCTGGGAGTGATCGCGTACAACGCCCCTACTCctgctggagagaaaaaag ATACCATCAGTCCACTTCCTGACTCCTACAGCCCTCAGTATGTTGAAGCTGCCTGGTATCCATGGTGGGAGAAGCAGGGATATTTCAAGCCTGAGTTTGGA AGAAAGAGTATTAGTGAGCCGAATCCTCGTGGCGTCTTCATGATGTGTATCCCTCCACCTAATGTGACCGGATCACTTCACCTGGGTCACGCCCTTACCAATGCCATTCAGGACAGTCTGACCAGATG GCACAGGATGCGCGGTGAGACCACTCTGTGGAACCCAGGCTGTGATCATGCTGGTATTGCCACACAAGTGGTGGTGGAAAAGAAGCTGATGAGAGAGAAGGGCATGAGCCGCCACGACCTGGGCAGGGAAAACTTCATCCAAGAAGTCTGGAAATGGAAaaatga aAAGGGAGATCGCATCTACCACCAGCTGAAGAAGCTGGGCTCCTCTCTGGACTGGGAGAGAGCCTGCTTCACCATGGACCCT AAACTTTCCTATGCAGTTCAAGAGGCGTTTATTCGAATGCATGAAGAGGGAGTGATCTACAGGAGCAAGAGGCTGGTCAACTGGTCCTGCACACTAAACTCTGCCATCTCTGACATTGAG GTGGATAAGAAGGAGCTCACTGGCAGAACTCTGCTACCTGTGCCTGGTTACAAAGAGAAAGTCGAGTTTGGAGTGTTGGTATCTTTCGCCTACAAGGTCGACGGGTCAG ATGAGGAAGTGATTGTGGCCACAACTCGTATTGAGACTATGCTGGGAGACACGGCTGTAGCTGTGCACCCCGCCGACTCCAGATATCAGCATCTGAAGGGGAAAATGGTACTGCATCCCTTCTGTGATCGCAAGATGCCGATTGTCTTTGATGACTTTGTGGACATGAACTTTGGAACAG GCGCTGTCAAAATCACCCCCGCTCATGACCATAATGACTACGAGGTTGGAGAGAGACACAATCTGGCCTTCATCAACATCTTGGATGAGAACGGCCTGCTCATTAAcgttcctcctcccttcctg GGTATGAAGCGTTTTGAGGCTAGGAAGGCAGTGCTTCAGGCTCTCAAAGACAGAGGGCAGTTTAAAGAGATCAAAGACAACCCTATGGTTGTACCAGTCTGCAG TCGTTCCAAGGACATCGTGGAGCCGCTGCTGAAGCCACAGTGGTATGTGAATTGCACAGACATGGGCAAGCAGGCCGCCGACGCCGTCAGAGAGGGACAGCTCAAAATCATCCCTGATCACCACCTCAAGACCTGGTTCAACTGGATGGACAACATTAG GGACTGGTGTATCTCTCGTCAGCTGTGGTGGGGTCACCGCATTCCCGCATACTTCGTCACTATCAACGATCCTTCTGTTAAAGCAGGCGAG gACATGGATGGTCATTACTGGGTGAGTGGGAGATCGGAGGAAGAGGCCAGAGAGAAGGCAGCAAAACGCTTCAATGTGTCAGCTGACAAAATCACCCTCAGACAGG ATGAGGATGTTCTGGACACTTGGTTCTCGTCTGGCATTTTCCCATTCTCCATCTTCGGGTGGCCTAATGAG accCAGGACCTGAATGTGTTCTACCCTGGCACCTTGCTGGAGACAGGTCATGACATCCTGTTCTTCTGGGTCGCTCGTATGGTGATGATGGGCCTCAAACTGACCGGCAAGCTGCCCTTCAAAGAG gTTTATCTGCATGCGGTGGTGAGGGACGCCCACGGAAGAAAGATGAGCAAATCTTTAGGCAACGTAATTGACCCTCTTGATGTCATTACTGGAATCTCCCTAGAG GGTCTACATGCCCAGTTGACGGACAGTAACTTGGATCCACTGGAGGTTGAGAAGGCAAAGCAGGGCCAGAAGTCAGACTATCCAAATGGCATCCCAGAATGCGGCACAGATGCTCTGCGGTTTGCTCTGTGCGCCTACACTGGCCAAG GCAGGGATATCAATCTGGATGTCAACCGTATTCTGGGTTACCGTCACTTCTGCAACAAGCTGTGGAACGCTGTGAAGTTTGCCATGAAGACACTGGGAGACAACTTTGTACCATCTGAGAAAGCCCAG TTGTGTGGAGAGGAAAGCGCATCAGACAGGTGGATTCTGTCTAGGCTGAGTGCTGCAGTTTGTCTCTGTGACACTGGCTTCAAGGCCTATGACTTCCCATCCATCACCACCGCCATCTACAACTTCTGGCTCTATGAGCTCTGCGATGTCTACCTG GAAAGTGTGAAACCAGTGTTCAGCAAAGCAGAGGCAGACAGCACCAGCCAAAGACAAGCACTGGTGTGCAGACAGACCCTTTACACTTGTCTGGAGGTCGGTCTGCGCCTTCTGTCTCCCATGATGCCCTTCGTCACTGAGGAACTCTACCAGAGGTTACCACGACGACGACCTCAGACTGATTCCCCAAGCATCTGTGTCACATCCTACCCTGACACTGAAGAG TTCTGCTGGCACAGCGAGGAGGTCGACCGTGACATGGAGTTTGTAATGACTGTTGTCAAGACGATCCGGTCACTGAGGGCAGACTACAACCTGACCAAGACCCGGGCTGACT GCTACCTCCAGTGCATAGACTCTGCTACTGTGTCCCTGGTGCAGAAGTACAGTCTGCAGATTCAGACCTTGTCGTACTCACAGGCAATCATCCCTCTGATTGCCAATCAGCCTGTTCCAGAGGGCTGCGCTGTGGCCATCGCCTCTGACAGATGTACTATCAACCTCATGCTCAAG GGTCTCATTGACGTAGAGAAGGAGATGGGGAAGCTGATGACAAAGAAAGGTGACTTGGAGAAACAGATGGAGAAACTGAGAGAGAAGATGGCAAAGAACGACTACAAAGAGAAGGTGCCAGTGAAGGTGCAGGAGCAGGATGCTGAGAAG CTACGACAGAGCCAGACCGAACTCGAGAAAGTAAAAGAAGCCACGGACAACTTCAGGAAAATGATGTAA
- the ino80e gene encoding INO80 complex subunit E yields the protein MSHRQTQAREMNGQADVEVDYKRKYKNLKRKLKFLVYEQECFQEELRRAQRKLLKVSRDKSFLLDRLLQYERVDEDSSDSDATVSSENSEGEGPRERERERDGAKKRRSSPGACLPSSSSPHLSLLSRPGVNPLQSSGSGPYLNTMPFPPEYLAPPAERMKKERKTKTTKNKKETTGKVVAPMTANYPSAPTAPPGASGPFSWVPRQMLSGDAAEEEGESDGDSDRGDEDRGEGDEAELVIDIPNE from the exons ATGTCGCACAGACAGACTCAAGCTAGAG AAATGAACGGTCAAGCGGACGTCGAAGTCGACTACAAGCGGAAATACAAAAATCTCAAACGAAAATTAAAATTTCTTGTTTAT GAGCAGGAATGCTTtcaggaggagctgaggagagCACAGAGGAAACTTCTCAAAGTCTCCAGAGACAAAAG CTTCCTTCTGGACCGATTGCTACAGTATGAGCGGGTAGATGAAGACTCCTCAG attcagatgCAACGGTTTcttcagaaaacagtgaagGAGAGGGTcccagggagagagaaagagaacgaGATGGAGCGAAGAA GCGAAGGAGTAGTCCTGGGGCATGTCTTCCTTCATCATCGTCGCCTCATCTCTCCCTGCTGTCCCGTCCAGGTGTAAATCCCCTGCAGTCATCAGGCTCAGGACCCTACCTCAACACT ATGCCCTTCCCACCCGAGTATTTGGCTCCCCCAGCTGAACgaatgaagaaagagagaaaaacaaagacgacaaaaaacaagaaagagacTACGGGGAAg GTTGTTGCCCCAATGACGGCTAATTACCCATCAGCTCCTACGGCTCCTCCGGGAGCCAGTGGCCCCTTCAGCTGGGTTCCCAGACAGATGCTCAGTGGAGACGCtgctgaggaggagggggaaagtGACGGCGACAGCgacagaggagatgaagacagaggggagggagaCGAGGCTGAACTAGTCATTGATATCCCTAATGAGTga
- the si:ch73-54f23.4 gene encoding E3 ubiquitin-protein ligase TRIM69, translated as MKSCLYPNITPMTFDPMTAHPNLSLSQSCTSVWFEDKDTNDCEANPRRFHYYYCVLGSQGFTTGRHYWEVEVGRKTAWRLGVAKEDVPRGEMTNTGTSSGIWTLALKGGAIMACTDPKPIKINVSAHLVRIGVFLDCEEEEISFYNAVTMAPIYTFTMGTVLAPLFPFYNPCDTDDGKNAAALKIFSPSL; from the exons ATGAAGAGCTGTCTTTACCCAA ATATTACAccaatgacctttgaccctatGACAGCCCACCCAAATCTGTCTCTGTCCCAGTCCTGCACCTCAGTGTGGTTTGAGGATAAGGACACAAATGATTGCGAGGCCAACCCAAGACGATTCCACTACTATTACTGTGTGCTAGGCAGTCAGGGTTTCACCACAGGGCGACACTACTGGGAGGTCGAGGTGGGACGTAAGACAGCGTGGAGGCTGGGAGTGGCAAAAGAAGATGTCCCAAGAGGGGAGATGACAAACACAGGCACTTCCAGTGGCATTTGGACCCTGGCCCTGAAGGGTGGAGCTATCATGGCCTGCACTGACCCAAAACCCATCAAGATCAACGTGTCTGCCCATCTTGTTCGTATTGGAGTGTTTTTAGactgtgaagaggaggagatttCTTTCTACAATGCTGTTACCATGGCGCCAATCTACACATTCACCATGGGAACAGTCCTGGCTCCACTGTTCCCCTTCTATAACCCATGCGACACAGATGATGGGAAGAATGCAGCAGCACTTAAAATCTTTAGCCCTTCGTTATGA